A segment of the Brevibacterium zhoupengii genome:
GACCCGAAGAGCCCATGTGGGCTGAAGGGCTTGGCAACGAATTCGGTCGCCGTGTTGCCGGTCGCCCACGGCAGCAGCAATGGCCCGCAGAAGGCCAGGAGGAGGACGATGAGGGTGAGGACCAGACCGATCTTGCCCTGTTTCTGCGCCAACACGCGTTTGAAGAACGGGGTGTAGGTGGTCTGTGATTCCTTGGGCACCTCACCACCGTCGACGGCGGCGGATTTGAGGTCGTCGAGGCTATTCGTATTCGTGCTCATGCTGCACTCCTCAGCTTCGGGTTGGTGAGGATGCCGACGACATCGGCCGCCAGGTTCACCACAACGTAGACAGCGGCGACGAGCATGGAGATCGCCTGCACGACCTGCACGTCACGGTAGGTCACCGCGTCGATGAGCGCTTGGCCCAGCCCCGGATAGCGGAACAGGAACTCGACGACGACCACGCCGCCGGCCAACCACGCCAACTGGATGGCCACGACCTGTGCAACTGGTCCCAGCGCGTGAGGCACTGCATGGCGCATGATGACACGCGTCTCGGGAACGCCCTTGAGCCGGGCCATCTCCACAAAACCGGAATCGAGGACTTCGATCATCGTCGCGCGCATCATCCGCACAATGTAGGGAGTGACGACGAGGATGAGGGTCAGGGTGGGCAGGATGAGCTGCTCGGGTCGGCCCCACACGGGTTCACCCGGCGGAGCCAGGGTCACAGCGGGCAGGATCTGGAAGACCGAGGTCGCGAAGATCG
Coding sequences within it:
- a CDS encoding ABC transporter permease, producing MFGKVIGRRLIFSAFILLAVSLLVFGATLLLPGDAARAILGQQATPERIAALNEQLGLNQPAWQRYFSWLGGLFVGDFGTSTASGGSVAELLGDRVGNSFILMAAAAIISVPLGIGLGVYQALHRGGRRDQAMTGLSLVFAAMPEFVIGIGLIAIFATSVFQILPAVTLAPPGEPVWGRPEQLILPTLTLILVVTPYIVRMMRATMIEVLDSGFVEMARLKGVPETRVIMRHAVPHALGPVAQVVAIQLAWLAGGVVVVEFLFRYPGLGQALIDAVTYRDVQVVQAISMLVAAVYVVVNLAADVVGILTNPKLRSAA